DNA from Luteolibacter yonseiensis:
AGGTCGGGCTTGAGGGTCTTGTTGACGAGTTCCGCGCGCGAGCGGATTTCCGCGGTGCGGTAGAAGAGCCGTTCGGCAAGTTTTTGCAGAGCTGCGGGAGAATCCGGTGGGGAGCCGGAATCCCGGGCGAGGGATTGGAGCGCGTCCGGACGAAGTGGGGTGACGGGTTCGAGCTTTTCGCGCACGAGGGAGATGGTCGCTCCCATCGCTTCCAGACGGGGCTTGAGGAGTTTTGCGACAAAGAGAGTCATGTCGCCCTCCATCACAGGGGTGCCGGTGCCGAGGGTGAACCAGCGTTCCTCCATCTTGGCCCATTCCCCGCCGATATGGCCGGCATCGATGGCGATTTTCAGGCCTGCCAAAGGCTTTTCCGCCGTGGCGGGCGGCAGTTCGGCAGTGGTGCGCCAGTGGCGCGAGGCCTGGATCTCCTCACCGGGAGAGGCGAAACTGAGGCGGAAAACCTCGCCCTCCGGAGAACCGTCCATCTTGATGAGAGCCTCGTGATCGGTAAGCGTGATACAGGTTTTCCACGCCTCTCCGGTGGTGAAAATGGTGGTGAGGAGTGTCTCGAAATCGCTACGGGTGATGGTTTTTTGGTAAACCTCAAGTGCCTGCCAATCAGGCTGAGCGGCGAGCATGGAGAGGGCGGGGGACGGTTCCGGTGGCTGGGGAGCCGGGATCCGCGCGGTGGGTCGGGGATCCGGTTGCCGCCGTGCCGGCGATTGTCGCACAAGCAACAGCGGGATGAGCGCCGCCGAGGCGATCAGGATGAGGGCGATCGGGAAGAAGCGCTTGGAGAACAGGATCATTCAGGAAATAGGATTGTCGGGGAGGGGAGGAATGTGGAGCTTTGTGACGGAGCGGGATACAACCATACGCTCATCTGATTTTATGCCAGCGATTCGTATTTTATTTCTCGGTGACGTGGTGGGGGAGCCCGGACGCAAGGCGGTGATCGAACAACTGCCGCTTTTGAAACAGTCGGAGGGGCTCGATTTTATCATTGTGAACGGGGAAAACTCGGCTGGCGGCAAGGGGATCACTCCGAAAATCGCGATTGATCTCCTGCGCGCCGGTGCCGCCGTGATCACCACCGGAGACCATGTGTGGGACCAGCAGGAGATCGTCGATTATTTCCCGACGGAACCCCGGTTGTTGCGTCCCATCAACTATCCCGAGGGAACGCCAGGCAAGGGCAGTGTGGTTTTGGAAACTTCCAAGGGGAAGGTGGCGGTGATGCAGGCGCAGGGGCGTTCTTTCATCCAACCGCCGCTGGAGAATCCCTATCTGGCCGCGGAAAAAGAGGCGGAGCGGTTGCGGGCGGAGGGTGTGATGGCGATCGTGATGGATTACCACGCGGAAACGACGAGCGAGAAGATCGCCATGGGCCGGATGCTCGATGGCAAGGTGTCGCTCGTTGTTGGAACCCATACACATGTCCAAACGGCGGACGAGAGCATTTTTCCCGGCGGGACCGGCTATCTGACGGATGCGGGGATGTGTGGACCGGAGGAATCCGTCCTGGGCCGCAGCATCGAGTCCGTGGTCTGGCGGTTCAAGTCCGGCCTGCCCACCCGTTTTCCGGTTGCGAAGGGGCCGGTGAGGCTTTGTGGCGTCATTGTGGACGTCGACATGGAAAACGGCGCGTGTCTGGCAATAAAAAGGCTCTCATTGTTGTTGCCGGAATGAGTGGATTGGCCGTGGCAAGCCCTGCAAATTCAATAGATTCAGATAAATTTCCTTTTCACGGAGATTTTTTTTGACAGAGTGATCGGCTTTGTTACTGTCCCGCCGCTCTTCCCCACAACAAGTCAGGGGTGCCGCGCCTGGTCTCGCTCTATTATGAGATTGGTCGCGGTGTTTTTGTCGGGTGAAGGAGAGCACAACATGTCCAGATTGCTCGCGTAGCTCAGGGGTAGAGCGCATCCTTGGTAAGGATGAGGTCGGGGGTTCAATTCCCCCCGCGAGCTCCAGGGCATTTTGAAAAAATCTCAATCGTCTCAAGCAGAACAACAACCACCATGGCTAAAGAATCATTCCAACGCAACAAGCCGCACGTAAACATCGGCACGATCGGTCACGTTGACCACGGCAAAACCACCCTCACGGCGGCGATTACAAACACGCTTGCAGACAAGGGCCTCGCACAGAAGAAGAGCTATGCGGACATCGACGCCGCTCCCGAAGAGCGTGAGCGCGGCATCACCATCAACACCGCACACGTTGAGTACGAAACCACCAAGCGCCACTACGCACACGTGGACTGCCCGGGACACGCCGACTATGTGAAGAACATGATCACCGGTGCCGCCCAGATGGACGGTGGTATCCTCGTTGTTTCCGCTGCTGACGGCCCGATGCCACAAACCCGCGAGCACATCCTTCTTGCCCGCCAGGTCGGCGTTCCTGCCCTCGTTGTTTTCATGAACAAGGTTGACCTTGTTGACGACGAAGAGCTTCTCGAGCTGGTTGAAATGGAAGTCCGCGACCTCCTTTCCTCCTACGAATTCCCAGGCGACGACATCCCGATCGTCAAGGGTTCCGCCAAGGCGGC
Protein-coding regions in this window:
- a CDS encoding TIGR00282 family metallophosphoesterase, producing the protein MPAIRILFLGDVVGEPGRKAVIEQLPLLKQSEGLDFIIVNGENSAGGKGITPKIAIDLLRAGAAVITTGDHVWDQQEIVDYFPTEPRLLRPINYPEGTPGKGSVVLETSKGKVAVMQAQGRSFIQPPLENPYLAAEKEAERLRAEGVMAIVMDYHAETTSEKIAMGRMLDGKVSLVVGTHTHVQTADESIFPGGTGYLTDAGMCGPEESVLGRSIESVVWRFKSGLPTRFPVAKGPVRLCGVIVDVDMENGACLAIKRLSLLLPE
- a CDS encoding N-acetylmuramoyl-L-alanine amidase is translated as MILFSKRFFPIALILIASAALIPLLLVRQSPARRQPDPRPTARIPAPQPPEPSPALSMLAAQPDWQALEVYQKTITRSDFETLLTTIFTTGEAWKTCITLTDHEALIKMDGSPEGEVFRLSFASPGEEIQASRHWRTTAELPPATAEKPLAGLKIAIDAGHIGGEWAKMEERWFTLGTGTPVMEGDMTLFVAKLLKPRLEAMGATISLVREKLEPVTPLRPDALQSLARDSGSPPDSPAALQKLAERLFYRTAEIRSRAELVNKTLKPDLVLCLHFNAEAWGNPLQPTLIDRTHLHLILNGAYNDEEVLLADQRFALLQKLLQRTHQEEVLVGSTVANTFAQISGLPAYTYLPENRNVRGVPGQPYLWIRNLLANRLYDCPVIFMEPYVMNSTIDYARIQAGDYDGYKEIQGRFRPSIFREYADALCAGLVKHYSSRPKVAE